The Sediminicola sp. YIK13 genomic sequence CGGCATACAAAGCCATGGGCATTCTCTCCAAGGTAGACCGTATTAAGCCCATGGTAAAGGACGCGGAGGTAAAATTTGAATATAGCAATTCTCAATTCCATACCGCCCAATTGTTCGTCAATGACCATTCCGTCGAAGCTGATACACTGCTCCTGCATTTGGGTGTAGAAAAGACCGACTGTAAGGCAAAAGAAACCTGTGGCGTCCCTGAAGTGTCTGTGTCAGAACATACCACCAATTCCTGTGCCCCAGGAAGCGGTTGCTGCTAATACATATACAATGGAGATCAGAAAAATGATCCCTTCAGATTGGCCGGAAGTAGCATCTATCTATGCCGAGGGAATAGCCACGGGGTACGCGACCTTTGAAACTGAGGTGCCCACTTATGAACATTGGGACAAAAATCATCTGACCACTTGCAGGTTGGTTGCCGTTCATGACCAGAAAATAGTGGGTTGGGCGGCCCTTTCCCCTGTATCGGGCCGCTGTGTATATGGTGGTGTGGCAGAGGTAAGTGTTTACGTGGGGTCTAAAAGTAGGGGCCTTGGTGTTGGGAAGTTATTATTGCAACACCTGATCCTTGAAAGCGAGGCAGCTGGATATTGGACCCTACAATCGGGCATATTTCCAGATAATAAAGGAAGTATTATCCTACATGAGAAACTGGGATTTAGAAAAATAGGTCATAGGGAAAGGGTAGCACAGCTATATGGTGTTTGGAAAGACAACGTCTTATTTGAGAGACGAAGTAATAAAGTAGGTGTTTAAAAAGAAAAGCCCAAGTAGATCTACTTGGGCTTTTCCTTATCCTATTTTTTTACTCAATCCAAAGAGATATCTCCATTTTGTTGGGATTCTGCCAATTTTCGTTCCAATTCTGCTTGAAACTCTTCCATAACAGGTTTTACGGTACTCTCCGGGAGATCGGCAATCTTGATATACATTAAGCCGTCCACAGAATTGTTGAACAAGGGATCTACATTAAAGGCGATCACCTTGGCATTTTGTTTGATGTATTTTTTTATCAGCACCGGCAAGCGTAATGCTCCTGGCTCTACCTCATCAATCAGTCGGTCGAATTTATTTAAATCTGCCTGGGTTTCATCAAAAACAAATTCCTTATCGGCATCGTTCAGTTTCACCTTAAATTCCTTTTTAGGCCTAATATATTGGGCCACATAAGGATCCCAATAGTTAGATTTCATAAACTCTATCATCAGGGATTTGGAGAAATTAGAAAATTGGTTGCTAATGCTTACCCCTCCTATAAGATACTTGTGTTCTGGATAGCGCAGGGTAGTATGCACAATACCCTTCCATAACAAGAACAAGGGCATTGGTTTTTGTTGGTATTCCTTAGTGATGTACGCGCGACCCATTTCAATGGACTGCCGCATCATCTCATAAAGCTCAGGTTCTAAACGGAATAGATCCTGTAAATAAAACCCATTGATCCCGTACTTATCAAAAATTTCAGAGCCCATCCCCATCCTAT encodes the following:
- a CDS encoding DUF6428 family protein gives rise to the protein MKTSEFLSLLREHPNKSLVFEYQPGKNVGANYHITEIKNITIDSVDCGAGTDYWKETIIQLWESPTEKDKTEYMSAYKAMGILSKVDRIKPMVKDAEVKFEYSNSQFHTAQLFVNDHSVEADTLLLHLGVEKTDCKAKETCGVPEVSVSEHTTNSCAPGSGCC
- a CDS encoding GNAT family N-acetyltransferase, with the protein product MEIRKMIPSDWPEVASIYAEGIATGYATFETEVPTYEHWDKNHLTTCRLVAVHDQKIVGWAALSPVSGRCVYGGVAEVSVYVGSKSRGLGVGKLLLQHLILESEAAGYWTLQSGIFPDNKGSIILHEKLGFRKIGHRERVAQLYGVWKDNVLFERRSNKVGV